From the genome of Streptomyces sp. NBC_00523:
CCCAGCCCGAGGAACGCCCCGTGCCGGTCCTCGCGGGCCAGGCCCTCCCCCGCCAGCGCCCGCTCGTAGAACGGCACGGCCTCCGCCTCCAGGCCGAGGACGTCGTGCACCCGGGCGGTCTGGTAGGCGATCACGGCGTCCTGCGGATACCGCCCGGCCAGCCCCAGCAACCGCTCCCGGGCCGCCCCGGCCTCACCCTGCTCCCGCAGCCGCACGGCACGCGCCAGGGCCAGGTCCTTCTCATGGTCATCCACGCTCATGCGGCCTACGGTGGCACACCCGGATCACCCGAACACCAGCAGGCCGACGAACTCGACGCCGAGCGCCAGTGTCCCCCAGAGGAGGATGTCCACCACCGGCCGCACCGGGCGACCGGCACGCTCGCGCCGCAGGGTGAGGTGGACGGCCACGGCCGCCGGTGCCGAGACGGCCCACAGCACTGCGGCGGCCAGCGCGCCGTGCGCGGCGAGTTGGCCCCATTCCCCGGACCCCGTCCGCGCCATCAGGACCAGCGTGGGAAGTCCGGCCGCCGCCGGCACTCCGAGGAGCGTGGCCGCCACCACGTACCGCCGACGCGCACCACGCCCCCGGCGCCTGCCGAACCAGTGCGCCGCGGCCACCAGCGGCAGAACGTAGACGAAGGTGAGCAGTGTGCTCAGCACCCAGAGCAGCGGCGCGCCCGCCACCAGCATCACCACGAGGGACCCCTCGGGCGCGGCCAGCCGGCCGGACCACAGCGGAGCGGACGCGAGGAGGGCCACGCACAGGACCGCGACGGAGACGGACGACGGCGCCGACCCGGCGCGCTCGGCCGCAAACCCTCTGTCGAGCCGCGTCATGCGCCCTCCCCCGCTCCGGCGCACCTTAGGGCACACCCCCCACCACCCGCACCCCCACGCTGTGCGAGTTGCCGCATGCGGACCGTTACCCGCACCATGGGATTATCGTCCGGGTCGGCTCGTACGGCCTCACCGCCAGGGACGGGATGGGTGCTGCTCATGGCCAGGTACTTCGAGAACGGCGCCGGTGAACTGGTGTCCGACGCGTTGGCCGGTTTCGCCCGTGCGCACGCGGATCTGGTGCGGTACGACGCGGCGGACGGCTTCGTCACCGCCCGGCACCCCGCGCCCGGGCGGCGGGTGGGGCTGTTGTCGGGGGGCGGGTCCGGGCACGAGCCGCTGCACGCGGGGTTCGTCGGTGCGGGCATGCTCGATGCGGCCTGCCCGGGGAGGGTGTTCGCCTCGCCGCACAACCGGCAGATCTTCCGGGCCTCGCGCGCGGTGGCCGGGCCGGACGGCGTGCTGCACATCGTGAAGAACTACACGGGCGACCGGATCAACTTCGGCATCGCGGCCGAGCGCCTCGCCGACGCGGGGATCGCCTGTGCGCGGGTCCTCGTGGACGACGACCTGGCCACCGACTCGGAGGACATCGCCGCCGGACGCCGCGGCACGGGCGCCACGGTGCTGCTGGAGAAGGTCCTGGGCGCCGCCGCCGACACGGGGATGGGGCTCGAAGAGCTGGCAGAGCTGGGTACGGGCCTCGCGGGCCGGTGCCGTACGCTCGCGGTCGCCTCGGCAGCGCACCACGCGCCGGCCACCGGTGAGCCGGCGTTCGAACTGCCGCCCGGTGAGCTGGAGTACGGGGTCGGTATCCACGGGGAGCGCGCCGCGCGCACCCGGGAACAGGGCACCGTGGGCGCACTGGTGGAGGAGATGACCGGGGCACTGCTGGACGCGTTGCGCCCCGGCCCCGAGGAGTCCGTCGTCGCTCTCGTCAACGGGCTCGGGGCCGTCACCTCGCTCGAACTGTACGCGGTGTTCGGCGAATTGGGCCGGGTGCTGGACAGCCGAGGGGTGCGGCTCGCGCGCCATCTGGTGGGCGAGTACGTGACGGCGCTGGACATGCGGGGTTTCTCCCTCACGCTCATGGCGGCCGACCGGGCCGCCCTGGACTTCTACGACGCGCCCGTGCAGACCCCGGCACTGCGGTGGTGACCGGTCAGCCCCCTGCGGGACGAAGGTACGAGGAGGGCCCATGACGAGCGACGCTCTGGACGGCACGCGCACCCGTGACTGGGCGGGGCGCTTCGCGGACTCGGTCCACGCCACGGAGGCCGAACTGACGGAGCTGGACCAGCAGGCGGGCGACGGCGACTTCGGCGCCAACCTCGCCGCCGGGGTCGGGGCCGCCGGTCCGCTGCTCGACCGGCTGGGGGCGTCGGCGGGCCCGGGCGACCAGCTCGGCGCCCTGGCCGCCGCCTTCCTGGACGAGGTCGGCGGGACCAGCGGACCGCTGTTCGGCCTGCTGTTCCAGGCGATGGGCCGGGCCGCCGGCTCCGGACCGGGGCTGACGACGGGCGTGCTCGCCGACGGTGCCTCCGAGGGTCTGGCCGCCATCCGCCGCGTCGGGGACGCGGCGCCAGGCGACAAGACGCTGGTCGACGCGCTGGCCCCGGCCGCCGACGCGCTGCGGGCGGCCGGGGACGCGCCCCCCGCCGACGCCCTGGCCGCCGCCGCGGACGCGGCGTGGCGAGGGGTGCGGGAGACGGCGTCCCAGGCGGCGCGCATGGGACGGGCCAGTTACCTGGGCGAGCGGGCCACCGGCGTCCCGGATCCGGGGGCCGTGGGCATGGCGCTGTTCTTCGCGTCCGCAGGGGGAACGGTACGGACGCTGGCGCCCCACCTCGCCGGTGACTGACCCGCCCGCCGCTCAGGGGCCGAGGCGGCTGCGGGCCCAGCTGAGCAGTTCGGGGTCGGCCAGGCTCGTCACCCACAGGTCGGCCTGCTCGCCGTCCGGGTCCGGCGGGCGCGTCCCGATGCCGATGACCCGGAGGCCCGCCCGGCGCGCCGACTCCATGCCGGTCAGCGAGTCCTCCACGGCCAGGGCCTCCTCGGGCGGTACGCCGCAGAGGCGGGCGGCCGCCCGGTAGACGTCCGGTTCGGGCTTGGGCCGCACCTCCTCCCCGGCGACCACGACATGCTGGAAGCAGCCGAGGAGCCCGGCCCTGTCGAGGCACGACTCCACCGTGGCCCGGGGGCAGTTGCTCGCCACCGCGAGCGGGCGGTGGCGGGCGGCGAGCCGGACCAGCGCGGCGGCGCCCGGCATGGTGACCGGGTCCTCCTCGACCAGCGCCGTGAAGGTGCTCAGGAGGGTGTCGGCGAAGTCGCCGGCCAGGTCGGGCTTTCCCGTCTCCCGGGCCATCAGGGCGCCGCACTCGATGTAGTGCACGCCCTTCGCCCGGTCCGCGAACCCGGCGGGCGAGGCGAGCCCGTAGAGCCGGAACGTGAGGGTGCGGGCCTCCTGCCAGTGCCTTTCCGTATCCATCAGGGTGCCGTCGCAGTCGAAGACGAGGGCGGACGGGGACCAGGAGAAAATGCGATGAGCTGTCATGTAACCGCCGTTCTCGGAGGCTGCGCCGAACCGGTGAGGTACGAGGGCGCAGACATGTGCCGGATGGCACACCTGTGAAAGGGAGGAATCGGACGCGGGCGTCGCTCCGTGAGCGCGGCGGCCAGGTCGATTCCGCTGGGCGCCGCAACGGACTCGCGACCCCGAGAGTCAGCCCGTCCGAAACATCATGACCATTACGTTATTTCGACGGCCCCGAATTCCGCAATCACCAATTCGAGTGCACCGGAATACATGAAGAAGTACCGGCCGACTGCGCGGCCCCCTCGATGAATAATAGGATCGTCGCGCGATGCGACTGGGCCCCTCGCACAGGGACGGGACGGGCTTTCACGTCGCGGCGCTAGCACGCATGAGCGAAGGTGGAACAGGTGCAGGACAGGGCGCGCGCGACCCGGAAAGTGCTGCTGGAATCGGCGGCACATCTATTCGTAGAACGGGGATATGCGGGCACGAGTGTCAATGACATAAGTGACCACTCGGGAAAGACCAGCGGCGCGATCTACTTCCATTACTCCAGTAAGGAAAAGCTGGCCCTCGCCGTCGTCCGCGAGCAGTTCGCCACCTGGCCGCAGCTCGCCGCCGTCTACGCCGCACCCGGCGTCCCGCCGCTGGAGAAGCTGGTCGCGCTCAGCTTCCGCGTCGCCCGGTCGCTCAGCGAGGACGTCGTGGCGCGGGCCGGCGCGCGGCTGTGGGCGGAGCGGCGCACCATCGGGGCGCCCGTGCCGACACCGTTCGGCACCTGGGCGCTCGCGTGCGCCCGGCTCCTCGCCCAGGCCCGGACGCGGGGCGAACTGGCGGAAGGGGTCGAGCCGTCGGCGGCGGCCGTGGCGCTGGTGTGCGGGTTCTACGGGCACTGCACCCTGACCGACGAGATGCCGGGCAAGTGGGGCTGGCCGGAACGGCTCGAAGAGTGGTGGCGGCTGGCCCTCGCCTCGCTCCAGGCGGAGCCCGACGCGGCGGGCCTGCTCGCCCGGGCCCGCGCCCGGATCCCCGCGCAGCCGGACGGCTCGGACGCCGGGCGGCCGGCCGCCGCCACCCCTCCCCGGTGACGGGCATCACAGGCTCCGGCCTCTTGACGCCCTCCTTCCAAACCGGTTTGGTTGTCCTCGTTCGACCAGTCAAACCGGTTTGAAGGCGCCTGTCTTCGGCCCGCGGCAAGGAAGTCCAGGCCCATGGCACGCAAGCCCACCATCGCGGATGTCGCCCGGCGGGCCGGTGTTTCACGCGCCACGGTCTCCTTCGCCCTGAACGACCGGCCCGGTGTCGCCGAGGAGACGAAGCTGCGGATCCTCGCGGCGAGCCGGGAGCTCGGCTGGACCCCCAGCCGTCAGGCCCGGGCCCTCTCGCTCGGCAAGGCCGGCGCCTTCGGGCTCGTCCTCGCCCGTGACGCGGAGCAGGTCGGGGCCGACCCCTTCTTCCCGGCGTTCATCGCCGGGGTCGAGGCGGTGATCGGGCAGCGCGGCGACGGGCTGATGATCCACATCACCGCCCCGGACAACGAACAGAGCGTCTACCGGCGCCTCGCATCGGAGCAGCAGGTGGACGGGGTCCTCCTCACCGACCTGCGCCGCGACGATCCGCGTCCCGCGCTGCTGCGGGAGCTCGGTCTGCCGGCCGTCGTGGTCGGCCAGCCCGAGTGGGGCGACGGCCTGACGGCGGTGAGCCTGGACGACGAACCGGCGTACACCGCCGCCGTCCGCCACCTCGCGGAGCTGGGCCACCGGCGCATCGCCCACGTCGAGGGGCCGCAGGAGCTGCTGCACGCCCACCGGCGCCGGACCGCGTGGGAGCAGACCCTGCGCGCGCTCGGCCTGCCCGAAGGACCCGTGCTGCCCGGCGGCTTCACGCCCGAGGGCGGCGCGCAGGCGACCCGGCAGCTGCTGGGCTCCGCCGAGCCGCCGACCGCGATCGTCTACGGCAACGACCTCGCCGCGATGGCCGGGCTCTCGGTCGCCCAGGAGCTGGGTGTCCGCGTGCCCGACCAGTTGTCGCTGGTCGGCTACGACGACGCGCCCCTGACCCGGTACAGCTTCCCGCCGCTCGCCTCCGCCCGGGCGGACGCCCGCGGCTGGGGCGAGGCGGCGGCCCGCGCGCTCGACGCGGTCGTCGCCGAGGGAGCCGCCGACCATGTGCGGCTGCCCCCGGCGCAGTTCGTGCCCCGCGCGTCGATGGGGCCGGCGCCCCGCCGGTGACGTAACGGGGCAATCGACCGGTCGTGCTCGCGCCGACCGGGAATTCCGCGCGGCGACGAGGCCGCGTGAACAGTTCGGAGATCAATCATGCTGAGGAGAACGGCGTACGCGCTGCTCGTGCTCGCTCTCGCGGGCACGGCGACGGCCTGCGGCCGGTCGGCTCCCGATCCGGCCACCGCCGCCGAGGCGCGCGGCCCGATCACGGTCTGGCTTTCCAACAACGCGCAGGAGGTGCAGTGGGGCAGGGCGATGGTCGCCGCGTGGAACAAGGCCCATCCCGACCAGCACGTCACCGCGCAGCAGATCCCGGCCGGCAAGACCTCCGAGGAGGCCATCAGCGCCTCGATCATCGCGGGGACGACGGCCTGTCTCGCCTTCAACACCTCGCCGGCGGCGGTGCCGACCTTCCAGAAGCAGAACGGCCTCGTCCCCCTCAGTGACTTCCCGGACGGCGAGAAGTACATCGCCGGTCGCGGCGGCTCCCTCACCGACCAGTACCGCTCCACCGACGGCAAGTTCTACCAGCTGCCGTGGAAGAGCAATCCGGTCATGATCCTCTACAACAAGAAGCTGTTCGCGAAGGCCGGTCTCGATCCCGAGCACCCGAAGCTGGCCACGTACAAGGAATTCCTGGAAACCTCCCGGACGCTCGTGCACAGCGGCGCCGCGAAGGCCGCGATATGGCCCTCGCCGAGCAGTGACTTCTTCCAGCCCTGGTACGACTTCTATCCGGCGTTCGCCGCGCAGAGCGGCGGAAAGCAGCTGATCGAGGACGGCAAGCCGCAGTTCGACTCGGCGGCGGGCCGGCAGGTCGCGGCGTTCTGGCGCACGCTGTACGCGGAGAAGCTGGCGCCCCAGGAGCAGTATCCGGGCGACTCCCTCAACGACGGCAAGGCCGCCATGGCGACCGTGGGCCCGTGGGCGGTGGCCGCGTACAAGGACAGTGTGGACATCGGGGTGGCACCGGTGCCGACCGCCGACGGCGGGAGCGGGAAGCACTCGTTCAGCGACGAGAAGTCCGCGGCCATGTTCAGCGCCTGCGAGAACCGGGCCACCGCCTGGGACGTGCTGAAGTTCGCGAGCTCCGCCGCACAGGACGGGAAGTTCCTGGAGGCCACCGGCCAGATGCCGATGCGCGAGGACCTGACGGCCAAGTATCCCGGCTACTTCGCGAAGAACCCGATGTACAAGGCGTTCGCCGACCAGGCGGAGCGCGTGGTCGAGGTGCCGAACGTGCCGGGCTCCATCGACATCTGGCAGACGTTCCGCGACGAGTGGACGAAGTCGGTCGTGTTCGGCCGCGAGTCCACGGACACGGGGCTCCGCAAGGCGTCGTCCGACATCACCGGCCTGCTGAACGAGTACGGGGACCCGTCATGAGCGTGAACCTGGACGCGGCGCCCGGCGCCGTACACACGAGTGGGGCCGCCCCGCGCGGCAAGGCACGGCGCGGTCTGTCGCGGGCCGGCGCGCTGTTCGTGTCGCCGTACGTGCTGTTCATCGTGGTGGTCTTCGCGGTCCCGCTGGTCTACACGGTGTGGATCTCCTTCCACCGCTTCTACTTCACCGCGCCGGGCACGGACATCGACTCGCCATGGGTGGGTCTGTCGAACTACCGGGACGTCTTCACGGACCCGGTGGTCGGGCAGGCGTTCCTCAACATCCTGATCTTCCTCGTCATCAACGTGCCGCTGACGGTGGGCCTCTCGCTGGTGCTGGCGGCGGCGCTGAACTCGAAGATCCGGGGGCGCGGGTTCTTCCGCGCCGCGTTCTACGTGCCATATGTGACGGCGAGCGTGGCCCTGGTCGCCGTATGGCAGTTCCTCTTCGGCTCGGACGGGTTCGTCAACCACCTGCTCGGCTCGCACGCCCCGGACCCGTCGTGGCTGGTCAACTCGCATCTCGCGATGCCAATGATCGCCGTGTTCGTGACCTGGAAGCAGCTCGGCTTCTTCGTGATGCTGTACCTGGCCTCGCTGCAGAACGTCGGCAAGGAGCTGTACGAGGCGTCCGCCATGGACGGCGCGGGCAAGGTGCGGCAGTTCTTCTCGGTGACCGTGCCGGGCGTACGGCCGGCGACGACGCTCGTCGTGATCTACGCGATCATCACCGGCGCCAACCTGTTCAGCGAGCCGTACCTGCTGACCGGCGGCGGTGGCCCCGACCACGCGTCGACCTCGCCCGTCCTGCTGATGTACCAGAAGGGCATCGAGCAGGGGCATCCCGACTTCGCGGCCGCTCTGGGCGTCGTGCTCGTCGCCTTCGTGATGGTCGTGTCGATCGCCGCCCGCAAGCTCACCGAGAGGGGCGACTGACATGAGCGCCGCCACACCGAGGCCCACCCGCCGCTTCGCCAGGGGCAGCGCCGTCCGCTACGTGCTGCTGTCGCTCGGCGCCGTCGCCTTCCTGTTCCCCTTCTACTACATGATCGTCGGCTCGCTGCGCGGGCAGACGGTCGGTGACCTGTCGGCCGCGGTCCCGTCCGGGCTGACCGGTGACAACTACGCGGCAGTCAACAGCGCGATCTCGCTGGGCCGGTCCCTGCTCAACTCGGGGATCATGACCATCGGGGTGCTGATCTGCACGCTGGTGTTCGGCGTGCTCGCCGGGTACGCGCTGGCGCAGCTGCGCTTCCGGGGCAAGGGGGCGGTCTTCGCGGCCCTCCTGCTCGTGCAGATGATCCCGTTCCAACTGCTGACGCTGCCGCTGTACGTGCTCGTCGTCCGCGACTACGGGCTCGGCGACAACTACCTGGGCATGATCCTGCCGTTCGCGATCAACTCGACGGCCGTGTTCCTGTTCCGCCAGTTCTTCGCGCAGATGCCGCAGTCGCTCTTCGAGGCGGCCCGCATCGACGGCGCGAGCGAGCTGCGCATCCTGTGGCGGATCGCGCTGCCGATGGCCCGGCCGGCCGTGCTGACCGCGCTGCTGCTGACGTTCATCGGTCCGTGGAACGAGTTCCTGTGGCCGTTCCTCGTCACCAAGAACGCGGACATGCAGCCGCTGGCCGTCTCGCTCGCGAGCTTCCTCTCCAACCTTCAGGGCACGGTGGCCAACCCGGCCGGTGCCCTGCTGGCCGGCGCCTGTGTGCTGGCCCTCCCCGCGGTGGTCCTGTTCCTCCTGTTCCAGCGCCACTTCACCTCTACCGACATCGATTCCGGAGTAAAGGGCTAATCGCCATGAGCAACACCACCACCGCCACCCGCATCCCCTACCGCATGGTGCGCAAGGGTGTGGTCATGTCCCCGCTGGCCGGAGAGGCGAACGAGGTCGAGGGTGTCCTGAACCCCGCCTCCGGCCGCACCCCGGACGGCACCCTGCACCTGCTGCCGCGCCTGGTCGCCGAGGGCAACGTCTCCCGCGTCGGCCTCGCCGAGGTGACCTTCGACGGGGCGGGCGTGCCGAACGGCGTCGAGCGCCGCGGCACCGTCCTCTCCCCCGACGAGGGCTGGGAGCGCGGCAAGAACAACGCCGGGGTCGAGGACCCGCGCGTCACCTGGATCCCGTCGCTCGGCAAGCACGTCATGAGCTACGTGGCCTACGGCCCGCTCGGCCCGAAGCCGGCGCTCGCCGTGTCCGAGAGCCTCACCGACTGGACCCGCCTCGGCCCGATCCAGTTCGCCTACCAGCCGGACCTGGACACCGACCTCAACCTCTTCCCGAACAAGGACGTCGTCCACTTCCCCGAGCCGGTCCCGGGCCCGGACGGCGAGCCGGCGTACGCGATGCTGCACCGCCCGATGTGGGACCTGGGCTGGTTCCGCCCGGGTGAGGGCGTCCACCTGCCCGCCGGGGTCACCGACGAGCGGCCCGGCATCTGGATCAGCTACGTCCCGGCCGCCGAGGTGGAGGCCGACATCACCGCGCTGACCCGGCCGCGCGACCACCGCCTGCTGGCGCTGTCCGAGTTCCCCTGGGAGTCCCTGAAGATCGGCGGCGGCCCCGCCCCGATCCGGGTGCCCGAGGGCTGGCTGCTCATCCACCACGGCGTGTCGGGCTCCATCGAGGACCCGTGGGCGCAGAACCAGGACGTGTCGTACGCGGCCGGCGCGATGATCCTCGACCCGGCCGACCCGTCCCGCGTCCTCGCCCGCTCCGACCAGCCGCTGATGGCGCCGGAGACCGAGGAGGAGCGCTCGGGCACCGTCCCGAACGTCGTCTTCCCCACGGCGATCGAGGAGATCGACGGCGAGCTGTACGTGTTCTACGGCATGGCCGACGCGCACATCGGCGTGGCCCTTCTGGAGCGCACGGCATGACGGACGGCGCCCTGGGCATCGGCCTGGCCGGCTGCGGCGGGTTCGCGGAGTTCGTCCTGGACGCGATCGCCGGGCTCCCCGGCCTGCGGCTCGCGGCGGTCGCCGACCCCTCGCGGGAGCGGTCCCGGCTGCTCGGTGAGCGGCACGGCGTCCCGGCGCTGGGTTCGCTGGACGAGCTCCTTCAGCGGGACGACGTGGCGGCCGTGCTGATCGCCACCCCGCCGGCCACCCATGCCGCGATGGCCACGGCCGCGCTGCGCGCGGGGCGCCACGTCTTCTGCGAGAAGCCTCTCGCCACCACGACCGAGGACGCCTCGGCGGTCGTCCACGAGGCACGGATCGCCGGGCGCGCCCTGGTCGTGGACCACGTACTGCGCTACAACCCGCTGCTGCGGGCCGTCGAGCGGCTGACCGGGCGGGGGCTGCTCGCGCCGCCGCGCCGGTTCCTGTTCGAGAACGACGCGTCCGACGAGGACCTGGGCCCCGGCCACTGGTTCTGGGACCCGGCACACAGCGGCGGCATCTTCATCGAGCACGGCGTCCACTTCTTCGACGCCGCCCGGGCCCTCCTCGGCACCGACCCGCTGAGCGTGCGGGCCACCGCGGTCGGCCGCCCCGGCGGCCCGGTCGACATGGTCAGCGCCGATGTGGTGCACCCCGGGGGCGTGCTCGCCTCGCACCTGCACTCCTTCACGCACGCCCATCGCGCCGAGCGGCAGCTGATGCGCCTGGACCACGGGTTCGCGGAGAGCCGGATCAGCGGCTGGATCCCCGTATACGCGGAGATCACGGCCTGGGTGGACGAGGAAGGCGCCCGCGCCTGGGAGGAGTTGCCGGGGCTGCGGGACGACCTGCTGGCCGTCGAAGGGTTCCGGCCCGGCGGCGGTGAGCGGATCACCGTGCGCGTGGAGCGGCACGCCGGGTCCGCCGCACCGGCCCGGGGCCGGGGCGAGGAGCGGACCGTGCCGCACCGGGTGACCGCGGTCCTCGACCTCGGCGGCGAACCGCGCAAGCCGTATGTGTACGCGCAGAGCGTGCGCGCGGCGATGGCCGACCTGGTGCGGGCGGCCCGGACCGGCGTGCCCCCGGTGGCCGGACCGGTCAGCGGTTTCGCGGCGGTCGCGGTCGCCGAGGCGGCCACGGTCGCCGCCGCGACCGGCGCCGAGCAGCACGTGCTGTCCCCCGGCCCGGCCCTCTTCGAAGGAGTCCCCGCATGAGCTGGTGGCAGGACATGGTCTGCTACGAGGTCTACCCCCGGGCCTTCGCCGACTCGGACGGGGACGGCACGGGCGACCTGGCGGGCCTGACCGCGCGCCTGGAACACATCAGGGACCTGGGCGCGGACGCCGTGTGGTGCACCCCGTTCTACCCGTCCCCGCTGGCCGACGGCGGCTACGACATCGCGGACTACACGGGGGTCGCCCCGGACCTGGGGACGGACGCGGACGCCGGGCGGCTGACCGCCCGCGCCCATGAGCTGGGCCTCAAGCTCATCGTGGACCTCGTCCCGAACCACACGTCGGACCGCCACCCGTGGTTCCTGGACGCGCTCGCGGCGGGCCCGGGATCGGCGGAGCGGGAGAGGTACCTGTTCCGGGCGGGCCGGGGCGCGGCGGGCGAACTGCCGCCGAACGACTGGCAGTCGGCGTTCGGCGGGCCCGCCTGGACGCGGGTCGCGGACGGCGAGTGGTACTGCCATCTGCACGCCCCCGAGCAGCCCGACCTGAACTGGCGCGACCCGAAGGTGCGGGACGCGTTCATGGAGGTTCTGCGCCACTGGCTCGACCGGGGTGTGGACGGCTTCCGGGTGGACGTTGCGCACGCCCTGTTCAAGGCGGAGGGCCTGCCGGACGCGGGGCCCGGGCAGCACACCGACCCGCTGCGCAACCACCTGATGCCGTACTACGACCAGGAGGAGCTGCACCCGCTGTACCGCGAGTGGCGGGCGCTCCTCGACACCCATCCGGCGCCCCCGGGTGCGGTGGCGCCGCACGACCGGGTGATGGTCGCGGAGTCGGCCGTCTTCGATCCGGCGCGGCTGGGCCGCTACATCCGGCCCGACGAGATGCACCAGGCGTTCAACTTCGCCTTCCTGGAAGCGGCGTGGGACGCGGCGGAGCTGCGCCGCGTCATCGACGACTCGTTCGGTGTGCCGGGCGCGGCCGTCACCTGGCTGCTCTCCAGCCATGACGCGGTGCGTCCGGTCACCCGGTACGGCTCGCTCGCGCGGGCCCGCGCCGCCGCGCTGCTGATGCTGGCGCTGCCGGGCTCCGCGTACCTCTACCAGGGCGAGGAGCTGGGCCTTCCCCAGGCCGAGGTGCCGGCCGACCGCATCCTCGATCCGCTGTGGGAGCGGTCCGGACGCACCGAGCGCGGGCGCGACGGGGCGCGGGTGCCGCTGCCGTGGTCCGGCGCGCAAGCCCCGTACGGCTTCACCACGGCGGATGCCGGGGCCACCTGGCTGCCGCAGCCCGAGGGCTGGGCCGGGCTCACCGTCGCCGCGCAGGAGTCGGACCCCGGCTCGACCCTCGCCCTGTACCGGGCGGCGCTGCGGCTGCGGCGCGCCCATCCGGCCCCGGATCCGGCGGCGCCGCCCGTCTGGCTCTCGGAGCCGGGCGTGCCCGTCCTGGCCTTCCGCCGCGGCGAGCTGGTGTGCGCCGTCAATCTGGGCGCCGGGCCCGTACGTACGCCCGGCCGCCCGCTGCTCAGCAGTGGACCGCTCGACGGGGACTTGCTGCCGCCCGACACGGCCGTGTGGTTCCTCGCCCCGCCCTCTTCCCGTACCGCCCCTGGAGACACCGATGACGACGCCCGTGACTGAACCGACGCCCCGGACCGACCTGTCGGGGCTCGTCAAGGCGTACGACGTACGCGGTGTGGTGCCGGACCAGTGGGACGGGACGACGGCGGAGCTGTTCGGTGCCGCGTTCGTCCGGGTCACCGGTGCGGACGCGATCGTGACGGGGCACGACATGCGGCCCTCCTCCCCCGGTCTTGCCCGGGCGTTCGCGCGGGGCGCCACGGCGCGGGGCGCCGACGTCACGGAGATCGGGCTGTGCTCGACGGACCAGCTGTACTACGCGTCGGGTTCACTGGGCCTTGCCGGCGCGATGTTCACCGCCTCGCACAACCCGGCCCGGTACAACGGCATCAAGCTGTGCCGGGCCGGTGCGGAGCCGGTGGGGCAGGACACCGGTCTCGCGGAGATCCGGTCGCTCGTGGAGCGGTGGACGGAAGAGGGCGCACCGGCCCCGGCCGCCCGCGCGGGTGCCGTCACCGGCCGGGACACCCTGGCGGGGTACTCCGCGTATCTGCACTCCCTGGTGGACCTGTCCGCGATCCGCCCGCTGAAGGTGGTGGTGGACGCGGGCAACGGCATGGGCGGCCACACGGTCCCGACGGTGCTCGCGGGGCTGCCGCTGACGGTGGTGGAGATGTACTTCGAGCTGGACGGCACGTTTCCGAACCACGAGGCCAATCCGCTGGAACCGGCCAACATCGTGGACCTGCGGGCGCGGGTGC
Proteins encoded in this window:
- a CDS encoding carbohydrate ABC transporter permease, which translates into the protein MSAATPRPTRRFARGSAVRYVLLSLGAVAFLFPFYYMIVGSLRGQTVGDLSAAVPSGLTGDNYAAVNSAISLGRSLLNSGIMTIGVLICTLVFGVLAGYALAQLRFRGKGAVFAALLLVQMIPFQLLTLPLYVLVVRDYGLGDNYLGMILPFAINSTAVFLFRQFFAQMPQSLFEAARIDGASELRILWRIALPMARPAVLTALLLTFIGPWNEFLWPFLVTKNADMQPLAVSLASFLSNLQGTVANPAGALLAGACVLALPAVVLFLLFQRHFTSTDIDSGVKG
- a CDS encoding phosphomannomutase/phosphoglucomutase, producing the protein MTTPVTEPTPRTDLSGLVKAYDVRGVVPDQWDGTTAELFGAAFVRVTGADAIVTGHDMRPSSPGLARAFARGATARGADVTEIGLCSTDQLYYASGSLGLAGAMFTASHNPARYNGIKLCRAGAEPVGQDTGLAEIRSLVERWTEEGAPAPAARAGAVTGRDTLAGYSAYLHSLVDLSAIRPLKVVVDAGNGMGGHTVPTVLAGLPLTVVEMYFELDGTFPNHEANPLEPANIVDLRARVRAEGADLGLAFDGDADRCFVVDENGDPVSPSAITALVASRELARHPGATVIHNLITSRAVPEVIRAAGGTPVRTRVGHSFIKAEMARTGAVFGGEHSAHYYFRDFWNADTGMLAALHVLAALGGQDGPLSALTSRFERYAASGEINSTVTDQAARTAAVRAAWESRPGVTADTLDGLTVSGTDWWFNLRPSNTEPLLRLNVEASTGELMARVRDEVLATVREA
- a CDS encoding glycoside hydrolase family 130 protein, which gives rise to MSNTTTATRIPYRMVRKGVVMSPLAGEANEVEGVLNPASGRTPDGTLHLLPRLVAEGNVSRVGLAEVTFDGAGVPNGVERRGTVLSPDEGWERGKNNAGVEDPRVTWIPSLGKHVMSYVAYGPLGPKPALAVSESLTDWTRLGPIQFAYQPDLDTDLNLFPNKDVVHFPEPVPGPDGEPAYAMLHRPMWDLGWFRPGEGVHLPAGVTDERPGIWISYVPAAEVEADITALTRPRDHRLLALSEFPWESLKIGGGPAPIRVPEGWLLIHHGVSGSIEDPWAQNQDVSYAAGAMILDPADPSRVLARSDQPLMAPETEEERSGTVPNVVFPTAIEEIDGELYVFYGMADAHIGVALLERTA
- a CDS encoding Gfo/Idh/MocA family protein; translation: MTDGALGIGLAGCGGFAEFVLDAIAGLPGLRLAAVADPSRERSRLLGERHGVPALGSLDELLQRDDVAAVLIATPPATHAAMATAALRAGRHVFCEKPLATTTEDASAVVHEARIAGRALVVDHVLRYNPLLRAVERLTGRGLLAPPRRFLFENDASDEDLGPGHWFWDPAHSGGIFIEHGVHFFDAARALLGTDPLSVRATAVGRPGGPVDMVSADVVHPGGVLASHLHSFTHAHRAERQLMRLDHGFAESRISGWIPVYAEITAWVDEEGARAWEELPGLRDDLLAVEGFRPGGGERITVRVERHAGSAAPARGRGEERTVPHRVTAVLDLGGEPRKPYVYAQSVRAAMADLVRAARTGVPPVAGPVSGFAAVAVAEAATVAAATGAEQHVLSPGPALFEGVPA
- a CDS encoding glycoside hydrolase family 13 protein, with the translated sequence MSWWQDMVCYEVYPRAFADSDGDGTGDLAGLTARLEHIRDLGADAVWCTPFYPSPLADGGYDIADYTGVAPDLGTDADAGRLTARAHELGLKLIVDLVPNHTSDRHPWFLDALAAGPGSAERERYLFRAGRGAAGELPPNDWQSAFGGPAWTRVADGEWYCHLHAPEQPDLNWRDPKVRDAFMEVLRHWLDRGVDGFRVDVAHALFKAEGLPDAGPGQHTDPLRNHLMPYYDQEELHPLYREWRALLDTHPAPPGAVAPHDRVMVAESAVFDPARLGRYIRPDEMHQAFNFAFLEAAWDAAELRRVIDDSFGVPGAAVTWLLSSHDAVRPVTRYGSLARARAAALLMLALPGSAYLYQGEELGLPQAEVPADRILDPLWERSGRTERGRDGARVPLPWSGAQAPYGFTTADAGATWLPQPEGWAGLTVAAQESDPGSTLALYRAALRLRRAHPAPDPAAPPVWLSEPGVPVLAFRRGELVCAVNLGAGPVRTPGRPLLSSGPLDGDLLPPDTAVWFLAPPSSRTAPGDTDDDARD